One genomic region from bacterium encodes:
- a CDS encoding GWxTD domain-containing protein — protein MRLLATLIGLPLMLAAPGAAAEPEALPRDIRLEHSLALPDSGDPRLEFTLRLPYERLVFERGETGFVARLRIACRAERRSDREEAALLLNDEVRVADFAASRERGQRFEREFALALGPGDWQVETLIYRRGEQRPWRDRFPLTVPDLAPGALFLQGPRWREGRGSGQVTPPFFFADPWRIAEDASSFADGDAAALAVGCEVLNWGERPLTGELLLSLESRRGDLVHYARRPLALAPGRQFCEWELPLAQLGMGVYKLELELVAGEQRRQLRGRLDVGLAQAAFGREWERTLALLQPLASGDERAALAAAPPSMRRQAWREFWERRAAAETPADNPALTAFCERISEANLRFGAGQRDGYLSDRGQVLLERGAPDRVEQLEDERNFRQLEYWYYLAAGLVYVFEDRHGAGDFLLLRVMNA, from the coding sequence ATGCGCCTGCTCGCCACGCTCATCGGGCTCCCGCTCATGCTCGCCGCGCCGGGCGCGGCCGCGGAGCCGGAGGCCCTGCCGCGCGACATCCGCCTCGAGCACAGCCTGGCGCTGCCCGACTCCGGTGATCCCCGCCTCGAGTTCACGCTGCGCCTGCCCTACGAGCGCCTGGTCTTCGAGCGGGGCGAGACGGGTTTCGTTGCCCGCCTGCGCATCGCCTGTCGCGCCGAGCGGCGCAGCGATCGCGAGGAAGCCGCGCTGCTGCTCAACGACGAGGTGCGCGTTGCGGACTTCGCGGCCAGCCGCGAGCGGGGCCAGCGTTTCGAGCGCGAGTTCGCCCTCGCGCTCGGCCCCGGCGACTGGCAGGTGGAGACCCTGATCTACCGCCGCGGCGAGCAGCGGCCGTGGCGCGACCGCTTTCCGCTCACGGTGCCGGATCTCGCGCCGGGCGCCCTCTTTCTGCAGGGTCCGCGCTGGCGCGAGGGACGCGGCAGTGGGCAGGTCACGCCGCCCTTCTTCTTCGCCGATCCCTGGCGAATCGCCGAGGACGCGAGCAGCTTCGCAGACGGCGATGCCGCCGCGCTCGCTGTCGGCTGCGAGGTCCTGAACTGGGGGGAGAGGCCCCTGACCGGCGAGCTGCTCCTCAGTCTCGAAAGCCGCCGGGGCGATCTGGTCCACTACGCCCGCCGGCCGCTCGCGCTCGCACCGGGTCGGCAGTTCTGCGAGTGGGAGCTTCCCCTCGCCCAGCTCGGCATGGGCGTCTACAAGCTCGAGCTGGAGCTGGTCGCCGGCGAGCAGAGGCGGCAGCTGCGCGGGCGGCTGGACGTCGGACTCGCGCAGGCGGCCTTCGGCCGGGAGTGGGAACGCACGCTCGCGCTCCTGCAGCCGCTGGCGAGCGGGGACGAGCGCGCGGCCCTGGCGGCGGCGCCGCCGTCCATGCGGCGGCAGGCCTGGCGAGAGTTCTGGGAGCGCCGCGCCGCCGCCGAGACGCCCGCGGACAACCCGGCGCTGACGGCCTTCTGCGAGCGCATCAGCGAGGCGAACCTTCGCTTCGGCGCCGGCCAGCGGGACGGCTACCTCAGCGACCGCGGGCAGGTCCTGCTCGAGCGCGGCGCGCCCGATCGCGTCGAGCAACTCGAGGACGAACGCAACTTTCGCCAGTTGGAGTACTGGTACTACCTCGCGGCCGGGCTGGTCTACGTCTTCGAAGATCGCCACGGCGCCGGCGACTTCCTCCTCCTGCGGGTGATGAACGCCTGA
- a CDS encoding ABC transporter ATP-binding protein: MDPRPLGAPALIEIRALSKIYRVGTSEVRALDTVDLDIARNEFIAIMGPSGSGKSTLMNIIGCLDSPTSGSYLLDGERVSAMGDDELARIRNRRIGFVFQTFNLLPRADVYHNVELPLVYAGLPAGERRRRVEAAVAAVALTDRARHRPNELSGGQRQRVAIARALVNDPAILLADEPTGNLDTRTGEEIMSIFDELHAQGQTVILVTHEADIAAHARRCLRLRDGRIESDERRA, translated from the coding sequence CTGGACCCTCGCCCGCTAGGAGCGCCCGCCTTGATCGAGATTCGCGCGCTGTCAAAGATCTATCGGGTGGGGACGAGCGAGGTGCGGGCCCTGGACACGGTCGACCTCGACATCGCCCGCAACGAGTTCATCGCGATCATGGGTCCCTCGGGCTCGGGCAAGTCGACGCTGATGAACATCATCGGCTGCCTCGACTCCCCGACGAGCGGCAGCTATCTGCTCGACGGTGAGCGCGTCTCGGCGATGGGCGACGACGAATTGGCCCGCATTCGCAATCGGCGCATCGGTTTCGTCTTCCAGACCTTCAATCTGCTGCCGCGGGCGGACGTCTACCACAACGTCGAGCTGCCGCTAGTCTATGCCGGCCTGCCGGCCGGCGAGCGGCGGCGGCGGGTCGAGGCGGCCGTCGCGGCGGTTGCGCTGACGGATCGCGCCCGCCACCGCCCGAACGAGCTCTCGGGCGGACAGCGCCAGCGCGTGGCCATCGCGCGCGCGCTGGTCAACGACCCGGCGATCCTGCTCGCCGACGAGCCCACCGGCAACCTCGACACGCGCACCGGCGAGGAGATCATGAGCATCTTCGATGAGCTCCACGCGCAAGGGCAGACCGTGATCCTCGTCACCCACGAGGCCGATATCGCCGCTCACGCCCGGCGCTGCCTGCGCCTGCGCGACGGGCGCATCGAGAGTGACGAGCGGCGCGCCTGA
- a CDS encoding ABC transporter permease produces the protein MRRFLLRRLLALGPVLLGVTFLSFLLLYVVPGDPVQAVAGERYDEAVLAELRAELHLDDPLPLRYGRFLADLVRGDLGVSYVTREPVRDAIAATFPHTLRLALAAMLIAVVLGLGLGLAAALRPGSLLDRAAMLLASAGISVPVFWLGMVLIYTFSLELRWLPPSGYGEGSLRHLILPALTLGAASAALIARMTRTALLEALGQDYIRTARAKGLHPARILLVHALRNALLPVVTVVGNDFGSYLSGSVLTERLFAWPGLGRYTLDAVAKRDLPAIQGAILVMALAFVLVNLLVDLSYAWIDPRTRREDD, from the coding sequence ATGCGGCGCTTCCTGCTTCGTAGGCTGCTCGCGCTGGGGCCCGTGCTGCTGGGGGTGACCTTCCTCAGCTTCCTGCTGCTCTACGTCGTGCCGGGCGATCCCGTGCAGGCCGTGGCCGGCGAGCGCTACGACGAGGCGGTGCTCGCCGAGCTGCGCGCGGAACTGCACCTGGACGATCCGCTGCCCCTGCGCTACGGGCGCTTCCTCGCCGACCTCGTCCGTGGCGACCTCGGCGTTTCCTACGTCACGCGCGAGCCGGTGCGGGACGCGATCGCCGCCACCTTCCCGCACACGCTCCGCCTCGCCCTCGCCGCGATGCTCATCGCGGTCGTGCTCGGCCTCGGCCTCGGCCTGGCGGCGGCGCTGCGCCCGGGTTCCCTGCTCGATCGCGCGGCGATGCTGCTCGCCTCGGCCGGCATCTCGGTGCCGGTCTTCTGGCTGGGCATGGTGCTCATCTACACCTTCTCGCTCGAGCTGCGCTGGCTGCCCCCCTCCGGCTACGGCGAGGGCAGCCTGCGCCACCTGATCCTGCCGGCGCTCACCCTCGGCGCCGCATCGGCGGCGCTCATCGCGCGCATGACGCGGACCGCGCTGCTCGAGGCGCTGGGCCAGGACTACATCCGCACGGCGCGCGCCAAGGGCCTGCACCCGGCGCGCATCCTTCTGGTGCACGCGCTGCGCAACGCCCTGCTGCCCGTGGTCACGGTAGTCGGCAACGACTTCGGCAGCTACCTGAGCGGCTCGGTGCTCACCGAGCGGCTCTTCGCCTGGCCGGGTCTCGGGCGCTACACGCTCGACGCGGTGGCCAAGCGCGACCTGCCGGCCATCCAGGGCGCGATCCTCGTCATGGCGCTGGCTTTCGTGCTCGTCAACCTGCTGGTCGATCTCAGCTACGCCTGGATCGATCCGCGCACCCGCCGGGAGGACGACTAG
- the mreC gene encoding rod shape-determining protein MreC produces MALPAILQRHRDRAVLVACAVAAIALLGLPSGFRFNLARGLGSVVYAPANGALWLDGHLRRLQGENEALRERLMTLADEWRRGEEYRREAVRLRRLLEFRDRQSYRFLPAELLSYPVDFRERNLLRIDRGRRDGVREGMPVVSPGGLIGSVFTVHDGSAEVHMLASADCAVSCRDRRSRVLGVLKWDPRRGFSVDRVELSEDIQVGDLFMTSGLGSRFPEGFLVGTVKTVTSPPGALHQDVRLEPAAPLARLEDVFVVTAVSYDAPGFPVPFVEPVDSTALADSLARADSLAAAQGRAPRAGSARP; encoded by the coding sequence ATGGCCCTGCCCGCCATCCTGCAGCGGCACCGCGATCGCGCGGTGCTCGTCGCCTGCGCCGTGGCGGCCATCGCCCTGCTTGGACTGCCCAGCGGCTTCCGCTTCAACCTGGCCCGCGGCCTGGGCAGCGTCGTCTACGCGCCGGCCAACGGAGCGCTGTGGCTGGACGGGCATCTGCGCCGCCTGCAGGGGGAGAACGAAGCCCTGCGCGAGCGCCTGATGACCCTGGCCGACGAGTGGCGGCGCGGCGAGGAGTACCGGCGCGAAGCCGTGCGCCTGCGCCGCCTCCTCGAGTTCCGCGACCGCCAGAGCTACCGGTTCCTGCCTGCGGAGTTGCTCAGCTATCCGGTCGATTTCCGCGAGCGCAATCTGCTGCGCATCGATCGCGGTCGGCGCGACGGCGTGCGCGAGGGCATGCCGGTTGTCAGTCCCGGCGGCCTCATCGGCTCGGTGTTCACCGTGCACGACGGCAGCGCCGAGGTGCACATGCTCGCCAGCGCCGACTGCGCGGTCAGCTGCCGCGACCGCCGCAGCCGCGTGCTCGGCGTGCTCAAGTGGGATCCCCGGCGCGGCTTCAGCGTCGATCGCGTGGAGCTGAGCGAGGACATCCAGGTCGGCGACCTCTTCATGACGAGCGGCCTGGGCAGCCGCTTCCCCGAGGGCTTCCTCGTCGGCACGGTGAAGACCGTGACGAGCCCGCCCGGCGCGCTGCACCAGGACGTTCGCCTGGAGCCAGCGGCGCCTCTGGCGCGCCTGGAGGATGTCTTCGTCGTCACCGCCGTCAGCTACGATGCCCCGGGCTTCCCGGTGCCCTTCGTCGAGCCCGTGGACAGCACAGCGCTCGCCGACAGCCTGGCGCGGGCGGACAGCCTCGCCGCCGCTCAGGGCAGAGCTCCGCGCGCCGGGAGCGCCCGGCCATGA
- the radC gene encoding DNA repair protein RadC — protein MSPETAGRALLSGGAEQLSPAALLAALLAPGGVPRPEAQSARLLRRFGGLRALAAAAPEELLAWGGLGPGAARRLVACFELGRQADSADLGMRPAIHAPADVAALLGRRLSALRQEQFRVLLLDSKHRVEREVLVAMGGLNAAVVHPREVLRPAILTAAAAMVMVHNHPSGDPEPSEEDLRLTARFADACRLMGIELLDHVILGAAAHVSLRERGLLA, from the coding sequence ATGAGCCCGGAGACCGCCGGACGCGCGCTCCTGAGCGGCGGCGCGGAGCAGTTGTCGCCCGCGGCGCTGCTCGCTGCGCTCCTCGCGCCGGGTGGGGTGCCGAGACCGGAAGCCCAGAGCGCGCGCCTCCTGCGCCGCTTCGGGGGCCTGCGTGCCCTTGCCGCGGCCGCGCCCGAGGAACTCCTGGCCTGGGGTGGCCTCGGGCCGGGTGCCGCCCGGCGGCTGGTGGCCTGCTTCGAACTCGGGCGCCAGGCCGACAGCGCGGACCTGGGAATGCGGCCGGCCATCCACGCGCCGGCGGACGTTGCCGCCCTCCTGGGGCGCCGTCTGAGCGCCTTGCGGCAGGAGCAGTTCCGCGTGCTGCTCCTGGACAGCAAGCACCGCGTGGAGCGCGAGGTGCTGGTGGCGATGGGGGGCCTGAACGCGGCGGTGGTCCATCCGCGCGAGGTGCTGCGGCCGGCCATCCTGACGGCGGCGGCGGCGATGGTGATGGTGCACAACCATCCCTCGGGCGACCCGGAGCCCAGCGAGGAGGACCTGCGCCTCACCGCCCGCTTCGCCGATGCCTGTCGTCTGATGGGGATCGAGTTGCTGGATCACGTCATTCTGGGCGCCGCCGCCCATGTCAGCCTGAGGGAACGCGGGCTGCTGGCCTAG
- a CDS encoding rhomboid family intramembrane serine protease: MRGPPAAGQRNPARGSLRNSGERVYFFFYYPLGVERDAEGRPWASWALILAMSAVFLACRARPLLLLEYWDWLVYLPRDPLRPGLLLSALCHAGWLHLIGNLFYLWAFGPSLERALGSGRFLLAFGFLAATSNLCQGFASSFGPDSARNLGVVGASGALSGLLGLFLLRFPHARIRTAWALFSPLYGQVRTGVVAVPTALGIGAWLALQLAQLLATSLGSQDNTAYGAHLGGLLIGLLVGVGLGLPRQGRAFSCRHRAERRLTAGDWIGAYEAIHPLLAEKGLAAEPEDFCLAARACRLQGLTREGRRLYRRAVVRSLALGDEAAAAAIYAEALGAFPDLAFPEQQLYRLALALDRLGRRRAAREAFALFRRLYGDSPRLAVALLREARLAEGEDPLRARALYEEQLARFPDSPYGNLARRAQQGLSRGEAARPLLG, translated from the coding sequence TTGCGAGGGCCGCCGGCGGCGGGACAGCGCAATCCCGCCCGCGGCAGCCTGCGCAACAGCGGGGAGCGCGTGTACTTCTTCTTCTACTATCCACTCGGCGTCGAGCGCGACGCAGAGGGGCGCCCCTGGGCGAGTTGGGCCCTGATCCTCGCCATGAGCGCGGTTTTCCTGGCCTGCCGCGCCCGGCCTCTGCTCCTGCTCGAGTACTGGGACTGGCTGGTCTACCTGCCGCGCGATCCCCTGCGGCCGGGACTTCTGCTGAGCGCGCTCTGCCACGCCGGCTGGCTGCACCTGATCGGAAACCTCTTCTACCTCTGGGCCTTCGGTCCCAGCCTCGAGCGCGCGCTGGGCAGTGGCCGCTTCCTGCTCGCCTTCGGGTTCCTCGCTGCGACCTCGAATCTTTGCCAGGGCTTCGCGTCCAGCTTCGGTCCGGACTCGGCGCGCAACCTCGGCGTCGTCGGGGCGTCCGGGGCGCTCTCCGGGCTGCTCGGCCTCTTCCTGCTGCGCTTCCCGCACGCGCGCATCCGCACGGCCTGGGCGCTCTTCAGCCCGCTCTATGGACAGGTGCGCACCGGGGTGGTGGCGGTGCCGACGGCCCTGGGCATCGGCGCCTGGCTGGCCCTCCAACTCGCGCAGCTGCTGGCGACGAGCCTCGGCAGCCAGGACAACACTGCCTATGGCGCCCACCTCGGCGGGCTGCTGATCGGCCTCCTGGTCGGCGTCGGCCTCGGCCTGCCTCGGCAGGGACGCGCCTTCAGCTGCCGACACCGCGCCGAGCGGCGGCTGACGGCCGGCGATTGGATTGGCGCCTACGAGGCCATCCACCCCTTGCTCGCGGAGAAGGGGCTCGCGGCGGAGCCCGAGGATTTCTGCCTCGCCGCGCGCGCCTGTCGCCTGCAGGGGCTCACCCGCGAAGGGCGACGGCTCTACCGGCGTGCCGTCGTGCGCAGTCTCGCCTTGGGGGACGAGGCCGCCGCCGCAGCCATCTACGCGGAGGCTCTGGGCGCCTTCCCGGATCTCGCCTTCCCCGAGCAGCAGCTCTACCGGCTCGCCCTCGCCCTGGACCGCCTCGGGCGGCGGCGGGCGGCCCGCGAGGCCTTCGCGCTCTTCCGGCGGCTCTACGGGGACTCCCCTCGCCTGGCCGTGGCGCTGCTCCGGGAAGCCCGCTTGGCGGAGGGCGAGGACCCCTTGCGCGCCCGGGCGCTCTACGAGGAGCAGCTCGCCCGCTTCCCCGACTCGCCCTACGGCAACCTCGCGCGGCGGGCGCAGCAAGGCCTCAGTCGCGGCGAGGCGGCACGCCCCTTGTTAGGGTGA
- a CDS encoding ABC transporter permease, producing the protein MGEGWRRCLRHSGFVAGAALVLVFAGLAIAGAWLRIGDPLATAPSRALLPPGAGHLFGTDAVGRDLAARVVAGARLSLLVGLLSRAVALLLGTGAGLLAGYFGGRVDGLLMRLADMTLAFPALLLLIAVVAAFGPSLPTLFLALGVLGWAPVARVLRSQVLSLRRQDFIEAARALGCRRRRILLRHLLPNLSGTLWVLFSMGMASAIIAEGSLSFLGLGAQPPQPSWGTLIRDGFGYLRSAPWLTLIPGLCMALAVLGFNLLGDALRDLLDPAGTASSRTGAAGSRP; encoded by the coding sequence ATGGGCGAGGGCTGGCGGCGCTGTCTGCGGCACAGCGGCTTCGTCGCCGGCGCGGCCCTCGTGCTCGTCTTCGCCGGGCTCGCCATCGCCGGGGCCTGGCTGCGCATCGGCGATCCCCTGGCCACCGCGCCCTCGCGCGCGCTCCTGCCGCCGGGCGCCGGGCACCTCTTCGGGACGGACGCCGTCGGCCGCGACCTCGCGGCCCGCGTCGTCGCCGGCGCGCGGCTCAGCCTGCTCGTCGGCCTGCTCTCGCGGGCGGTGGCGCTGCTGCTGGGCACCGGCGCCGGCCTGCTCGCCGGCTACTTCGGCGGCCGCGTCGACGGTCTCCTCATGCGCCTGGCCGACATGACGCTCGCCTTCCCCGCGCTCCTCCTGTTGATCGCAGTGGTCGCCGCCTTCGGTCCCAGCCTGCCGACGCTCTTCCTCGCGCTGGGCGTTCTCGGCTGGGCGCCGGTGGCCCGGGTCCTGCGCAGCCAGGTGCTGAGCCTGCGCCGCCAGGACTTCATCGAGGCAGCGCGCGCCCTGGGCTGCCGCCGCCGCCGCATCCTGCTGCGGCACCTGCTGCCGAACCTGAGCGGCACGCTCTGGGTGCTCTTCAGCATGGGAATGGCGAGCGCCATCATCGCGGAGGGGAGCCTCAGCTTCCTCGGCCTCGGCGCCCAGCCCCCCCAGCCGAGCTGGGGGACGCTGATCCGCGACGGCTTCGGCTACCTGCGCAGCGCCCCCTGGCTGACCCTGATCCCCGGCCTCTGCATGGCGCTGGCGGTGCTCGGGTTCAACCTGCTCGGCGACGCGCTGCGGGACCTCCTCGACCCCGCGGGAACAGCGAGCAGTCGGACCGGGGCGGCGGGGTCGCGGCCGTGA
- a CDS encoding rod shape-determining protein has translation MSRYFINDIAIDLGTANTLVFVKGEGIIINEPSVVAVNTHTRKVHAVGAEAKLMLGRTHQDIQAIRPLKDGVIADFAITEVMLRAFIQKAKTKRSFIRPRIIICVPSGITEVEKRAVRDSAEHAGAREVYLVSEPIAAAIGVGLPVDKPTGNMIVDIGGGTSEIAVIALNGIVADTSIRVAGDEMDDAIVNYVKRKYNLMIGLQTAEAIKKQIGSAHPSVKNLTMEVKGLHLVDGLPKTLRVSSEEVREALEEPLSEIVEALKRSLEQTPPELAADIVDRGIVLTGGGSLLKGIDTRFKDETALPINLVEDPLSCVVLGTGKILDDIEAYEQVIMRGSDS, from the coding sequence ATGTCCCGCTACTTCATCAACGACATCGCCATCGACCTGGGCACGGCGAACACCCTCGTCTTCGTCAAGGGCGAGGGGATCATCATCAACGAGCCGAGCGTGGTTGCGGTCAACACCCACACGCGCAAGGTGCACGCGGTGGGCGCCGAGGCCAAGCTGATGCTCGGCCGCACGCATCAGGACATTCAGGCGATCCGGCCCCTCAAGGACGGCGTCATCGCCGACTTCGCGATCACCGAGGTCATGCTGCGCGCCTTCATCCAGAAGGCGAAGACGAAGCGCAGCTTCATCCGACCGCGCATCATCATCTGCGTACCTTCGGGAATCACCGAGGTCGAGAAGCGCGCCGTGCGCGACTCGGCCGAGCACGCCGGCGCCCGCGAGGTCTACCTGGTCAGCGAGCCGATTGCGGCGGCCATCGGCGTGGGGCTCCCGGTGGACAAGCCGACGGGCAACATGATCGTCGACATCGGCGGTGGCACGAGCGAGATCGCGGTGATCGCCCTCAACGGCATCGTCGCCGATACCTCGATCCGCGTCGCCGGCGATGAGATGGACGACGCGATCGTCAACTACGTCAAGCGCAAGTACAATCTCATGATCGGCTTGCAGACGGCCGAGGCGATCAAGAAGCAGATCGGCAGCGCCCACCCCTCGGTCAAGAATCTGACGATGGAGGTCAAGGGCCTGCATCTCGTCGACGGCCTGCCCAAGACCCTGCGCGTCTCCTCGGAGGAGGTGCGGGAGGCGCTCGAAGAGCCCCTCAGCGAGATCGTCGAGGCGCTCAAGCGCTCCCTCGAGCAGACACCGCCCGAGCTGGCCGCCGACATCGTCGACCGCGGCATCGTGCTCACCGGCGGCGGCAGTCTGCTCAAAGGCATCGACACCCGCTTCAAGGACGAGACCGCGCTGCCCATCAATCTCGTCGAAGATCCCCTCTCCTGCGTCGTGCTCGGCACCGGCAAGATCCTCGACGACATCGAGGCCTACGAGCAGGTGATCATGCGGGGAAGCGACAGCTGA
- a CDS encoding ABC transporter substrate-binding protein, which translates to MHSRRQGGARGIAWLLAALLAAGVGPGCGDREPPDPACFRGYLGEEPQSLDPAFAVDEAAGTLVSLIYPGLFRFDPAGEPQSDLAARWALEAGERRYRIVLAPGRRFDDGTPITAPLVRSCFLRLLDPASPSPRRWVLARLKGAAAYRDGLAAGVSGLKAPDDSTLVLELSAPFAPFLGLLAMPATRVYPQAADGSPARQDGLPIAGGPWRLTRWEPGDLLLLERRQPAPPGGMQRLALRIIPQPFTAVAEYEVGNLDLLRVPLAEADFWLEGERRGQVLRQDELVVSYIGLNVRRAPFDDRRVRQALNHAIDVEALIRTLRAKAARRALGPVPPALRSSDPGELFRYRPERARELLAEAGYAQGFAMEIWQKENPEVGRLLEAVQAYLAEVGIEARIVVRDWGAFKDAVNQGSADAFFLDWLADYPDAENFLVPLFHSRNLGGGGNRAGFAETYVDILLDELQTMPPGPARTRLVDRLNETIYREAPWIWLWHPVALEALAPGLSGYRPPLIFNGQDYLELRRDAALPAS; encoded by the coding sequence ATGCACAGTCGCCGACAGGGAGGCGCCCGCGGGATCGCCTGGCTGCTCGCCGCGCTGCTGGCAGCCGGTGTCGGGCCCGGCTGTGGCGATCGCGAGCCGCCCGATCCCGCCTGCTTCCGCGGCTACCTCGGCGAGGAGCCGCAGAGCCTGGATCCGGCCTTCGCCGTCGACGAGGCGGCCGGCACCCTGGTCTCGCTGATCTATCCGGGGCTCTTCCGCTTCGATCCCGCCGGGGAGCCGCAGTCGGACCTCGCGGCGCGCTGGGCGCTGGAGGCCGGCGAGCGGCGCTACCGGATCGTGCTCGCGCCCGGCCGCCGCTTCGACGACGGCACGCCGATCACGGCGCCCCTCGTGCGCAGCTGTTTCCTGCGCCTGCTCGATCCCGCGTCGCCCTCGCCGCGGCGCTGGGTGCTCGCGCGCCTGAAGGGCGCGGCGGCCTACCGCGACGGCCTCGCGGCCGGCGTGAGCGGGCTCAAGGCGCCCGACGACAGCACGCTCGTCCTCGAGCTCAGTGCCCCCTTTGCCCCCTTCCTCGGTCTCCTCGCCATGCCGGCGACGCGGGTCTACCCGCAGGCCGCCGACGGCAGCCCCGCCCGCCAGGACGGGCTGCCGATCGCGGGCGGGCCCTGGCGCCTCACGCGCTGGGAGCCCGGCGACCTGCTCCTGCTCGAGCGGCGCCAGCCGGCACCGCCGGGCGGCATGCAGCGGCTCGCGCTGCGCATCATCCCGCAGCCCTTCACGGCCGTCGCCGAGTACGAAGTGGGCAACCTGGACCTGCTCCGCGTCCCCCTCGCCGAGGCGGACTTCTGGCTGGAGGGCGAGCGCCGCGGCCAGGTCCTGCGGCAGGACGAGCTCGTCGTCTCCTACATCGGGCTCAACGTGCGACGGGCGCCTTTCGATGATCGGCGCGTGCGCCAAGCTCTCAACCACGCCATCGATGTCGAGGCGCTGATCCGCACCCTGCGCGCGAAGGCCGCTCGCCGCGCGCTGGGGCCCGTGCCGCCCGCCCTCCGCAGCAGCGATCCCGGCGAGCTCTTCCGCTACCGGCCAGAGCGCGCGCGCGAGCTGCTCGCCGAGGCAGGCTATGCGCAGGGCTTCGCGATGGAGATCTGGCAGAAGGAGAATCCGGAAGTGGGCCGCCTGCTCGAGGCGGTGCAGGCCTACCTGGCCGAAGTGGGCATCGAGGCGCGCATCGTCGTGCGCGACTGGGGCGCCTTCAAGGACGCGGTGAATCAGGGCAGCGCGGATGCCTTCTTCCTCGACTGGCTGGCCGACTACCCGGACGCCGAGAACTTCCTGGTGCCGCTCTTCCACTCGCGCAACCTGGGCGGCGGCGGCAACCGGGCCGGCTTCGCGGAGACCTACGTCGACATCCTCCTCGACGAGCTGCAGACGATGCCGCCGGGACCGGCGCGCACTCGCCTCGTCGACCGCCTCAACGAGACGATCTACCGCGAGGCGCCCTGGATCTGGCTCTGGCATCCGGTGGCGCTCGAGGCGCTGGCGCCGGGCCTGTCCGGCTACCGGCCGCCTCTCATCTTCAACGGGCAGGACTACCTGGAGCTGCGACGGGATGCGGCGCTTCCTGCTTCGTAG
- a CDS encoding NlpC/P60 family protein yields the protein MADPDPRPLHGAGGARVQPARRRAAGPPRPRGNSEQSDRGGGVAAVSARRIEALPDPATASERRAWERLAAAEGLDPRREPWCWHPAGRLLLRSARAQRLATALGGDLADAAIHARRAETWQVSASRCALRQGPAHSAEQISQLRLGDRFRVWHWDAAREWAWGAGEDGYPGWLRAWHLRPGAPPPPTRVVCARWSRALVAPSADAAPLLDLSFGTRLAPAGRPQAGYLPWQAPDGRRAWTALAPLAPWPLRTPGGAAGELLGRGRALLGVPYEWGGASSAGLDCSGFVQLLFGSLGRRLPRDADLQADCGHPVALDAPARWAAGDLVFYGERRVDHVGILAEGMALLHASGELCLEPLGPDGRLRGRQPRLLRRLA from the coding sequence CTGGCTGACCCTGATCCCCGGCCTCTGCATGGCGCTGGCGGTGCTCGGGTTCAACCTGCTCGGCGACGCGCTGCGGGACCTCCTCGACCCCGCGGGAACAGCGAGCAGTCGGACCGGGGCGGCGGGGTCGCGGCCGTGAGCGCCAGACGCATCGAGGCTCTGCCCGATCCGGCGACGGCCAGCGAGCGGCGCGCCTGGGAGCGCCTCGCCGCTGCGGAGGGCCTGGATCCGCGGCGCGAACCCTGGTGCTGGCACCCTGCGGGCAGGCTTCTCCTCCGCTCGGCGCGGGCGCAGCGGCTGGCAACCGCCCTCGGCGGGGATCTGGCGGACGCTGCCATCCATGCGCGGCGCGCCGAGACCTGGCAGGTGAGTGCCAGCCGCTGCGCGCTGCGCCAGGGGCCCGCGCACAGCGCCGAACAGATCTCCCAGCTGCGCCTGGGGGACCGCTTTCGCGTCTGGCATTGGGACGCGGCGCGGGAATGGGCCTGGGGCGCCGGGGAAGACGGCTACCCCGGCTGGCTGCGCGCCTGGCACCTGCGGCCGGGGGCGCCGCCGCCCCCGACGCGGGTCGTTTGTGCGCGCTGGAGCCGGGCGCTCGTGGCCCCGTCCGCGGACGCCGCGCCGCTCCTGGATCTCTCCTTCGGCACGCGGCTGGCGCCGGCCGGGCGGCCGCAGGCGGGCTACCTGCCCTGGCAGGCGCCGGACGGCCGCCGGGCCTGGACCGCTCTCGCCCCTCTCGCGCCCTGGCCACTGCGGACGCCTGGGGGGGCGGCCGGTGAGCTGCTGGGGCGCGGGCGGGCGCTGCTCGGGGTGCCCTACGAGTGGGGGGGGGCCAGCAGCGCCGGGCTGGACTGCAGTGGCTTCGTGCAGCTGCTCTTCGGCAGCCTGGGACGGCGCCTGCCCCGGGATGCGGATCTGCAGGCGGACTGTGGCCATCCGGTAGCGCTGGATGCGCCCGCCCGCTGGGCCGCTGGAGATCTCGTCTTCTACGGCGAGCGGCGCGTCGACCACGTCGGCATCCTGGCGGAAGGGATGGCGCTCCTGCACGCCAGCGGCGAACTGTGCCTCGAGCCCCTGGGGCCGGACGGGCGCCTGCGCGGCCGCCAGCCGCGACTCCTGCGTCGACTCGCCTGA